TCGGGCGTCTTCCGCCGTCCTGCTGCGCATGCGCTCTCTCCGCGCCCCTGCGGGGCCCTCGGGTCCAACAAAAAAGCGGCCGGGCCGCAGCCCGCCGCTCGCAGACGTCATCCAACGTCACAAACGATGTTGCGACGGTGTATAGACGAGACGACCGCGCCTGTCAGCCCCTTCCGCCGGCTGGCGCTTTCGGCCATCACCCCGGCGCCTTCGCCGCCCCCTCAACAGGACCCTCGCCCATGGACATTTCCCGGATCCCCGTCGGGGTGAACCCGCCCTACGACGTCAACGCCCTGATCGAGATCCCGCAGGGTGGAGCGCCTGTGAAGTACGAGCTGGACAAGGCCTCGGGCGCGATGTTCGTCGACCGCTTCTTGCATACGGCCATGTTCTATCCGGGGAACTACGGCTTCATTCCCCACACCCTGTCCGGCGATGGGGATCCCATCGACATCCTGGTGGTGGGCCCCACGCCGGTGGCCACGGGCGCCATCATCCGATGCCGGCCGATCGGCTGCCTCATCATGGTCGACGAGGCGGGCGAGGACGAGAAGGTCCTGGCCGTGCCGGTGGACAAGCTTCACCCTTACTACGCCGGCATCGATTCCTGGCGGTCCCTGCCGTCCATCCTGACCGAGCAGGTCGCCCACTTCTTCTCGCACTACAAGGACCTGGAGAAGGGCAAGATGTCCGAGGTCGGGCGCTGGGCCGACCCGGAGGAGACCGGCGACCTGATCCGCCAGGCGATCGAGCGGGGCCGTCAGGCCGGGGCCTGATCCGCCTCTCCGGCGGCCCGGATTCGCGCTCTGCGCTCCCGCGCCGCGACGACCAGGGTCAGGACCAGCCCCACCGCCCCCAGGGCGGCCGAGTAGACGAAGAAGGCGACATAGCCCGTCCCCAGGCCCGCGGCGCTCACCCCCGACTTCGCCGCCGCCGTGGCGAAGGCGCCGGACGCCGCGGGGAAGAGGACAGATCCCGCGCTGTCCGCCATCCGCGCCGCCCCCTCGACGATGCGGCCCGACTGCGAGGCGACCAGCTTGCCCAACAGGGCGTAGAGCGATGAGAAGAGGGCGTACTGCGAGGCGGTGAAGCCCCGGCTGGTCAGGCTGGACATGTAGGCGATCAGGCAGGTGCCGGCGAAGCCGGACGCCAGGTTGTCCAGGCCGATGGCGACGGCCAGGGCCCAGAGCTGCGGCCCCTGCAGGGTCAGCCAGGCGAAGGCCAGGTTCGAGATGGGGCCGGCGAAGGCGCCGATCACCAGCGATCGCATCAGGCCGAGGCGCGCCACCGCCCAGCCGCCCAGCCCCACCCCCGCCACGGACATCACCACGCCCAGCACCTTGCGCACCTCGGCGATCTCCAGCTTCGAGAACCCGAGGTCGAGATAGAAGGGGTTCATGATGTTCAGCACGAAGTCCGGCAGGCGGTAGACGCAGATCAGGGCCAGGATCAGGGCCGCGGTTCCCTGGTGACGCCGGACGAAGTCAGCCAGGGGCTCGCCCAGGGCCCGGAAGAGAAAGCGGCCGGGCCGGGTGGGCCGCCCCGGCAGGGGCAGGACCGCCGCCGCCAGCAGGGCCAGCCCCCCGAGGGCTGACGCCACCTGGGCGATCGCGCCGGCCGGCTTGGCGGCCCAGAGGTCGTCCAGGCCCTGGGCCGGTCCCGCCAGTCCGAGGGCGGCCAGGGGCGCCCGGATCAGGAAGGGGTCGCCCGACAGGCCTGATCCCAGGAGGGCCGCCGCAGCCAGGACGAGGCCGCCGCGGCCGACCCACTCCAGGAGGTCGGGGACCGGTCGCCGGGGGGCGGGATGGGCGTCAGCCGGGCGGGGCGCCAGGGCGGCCTCCCGCGGCGCGGCCAGGACGCCGGCGGTCCCCGCCAGCATCAGGCCCGCCATCAGGGCGTAGGAGCCCCCCCAGCCCATGGCGTCACTGAGGACCAGGGGCAGGATCCCCGCCAGGATCATGGCGATCCGGTAGCCCCACTGGTAGGCGGCGGCCAGGGCGCCGGCCCGCTCTTCCCCCGCAGCCTCGATCCGCCAGGCGTCGATGACGATGTCCTGTGTGGCGGAGACAAAGCCCACCAGCACGGCGAGCCCCGCCATGGCGCCCAGGCTCTTCGCCGGATCGACCCCCGAGATCGCCAGGAGGGCCAGGATGATCACCGCCTGGCAGACCAGCATCCAGGAGCGCCGGTGGCCCAGGTTCCGGGTCAGGCCAGGGATCGCCACCCGGTCGACAAGGGGCGCCCAGAGGAACTTCACGGAATAGGCCAGGGTGGCGAGGCTGAAGACGCCGATGACCTCCAGCGACAGTCCCGCATCCCGCAGCCAGGCCGAGAGCGTGTCGAAGATCAGGAGGTTGGGAAGGCCTGAGGCGAAGCCCAGGGCCAGCATCACCAGGGACCGGCGCTCCAGGTAGACCGCCAGGGCCTGGAGGGTCGATAGCGGCTTGCCGCCCGCTTCCGGAGACTGGGTGTCGTGCATGGGTCCGTCCGGGTCGCCGCCCGGCGCGGCCCTCGCACAGTGGCGCGCACCGCCGGCGCCGTCCAGCGGGTCAGGTCCAGCGGGTCAGGTCATGTGCAACTGGCGGCCGTTCAGGCCGAGCGCCGGCGGCCGGTGGGCTCGTTCCAGCCCCTCGCCACCCGCGAGAGGACCCGCCTGAGGGCGTCTGCGGACAGGGGCTTGACCAGGAAGTCGTCCATGCCGGCCGCCAGGCAGGTCTGCCGGTCGTCCTCGAAGGCGTTGGCCGTCAGGGCGACAATGGGTGTGGCTATGCCCTGGGTGCGCATCTCCTGGGCGGTTTCCGGTCCGGTCATGCCCGGCATCCGCATGTCCATGAGGATCAGGTCGTATGCGCCCACCGCCACTGCGGCCAGGGCCTCGGGCCCGCCGGCGGCGTGGTCGACCACGCAGCTCTCGCGGTTCAGCATGGCCGTCGCCAGGAGGGCGTTGATGGCGTGGTCCTCGACCAGCAGGACCCTGAGGCCAGGCGCCACGGCGGGGGCGATCCGGTCGTCCAGCCGCTCGATCCGGCTCCGACCGCCCGCAGCGGCCAGGACCCGCTCGGCGAGGGAGCCCGGGCGGAGCGGCTTGATGAGATAGCCGGCGAAACCCCGGGCCCGGTAGTCGTCGATGAGACCGCGGTCCTCGGGGGACAGCAGGATGATGGCGGGGCGGTCGTCCGGCGGAGCCCGGGGCGCCAGGACGTGGTCCACCAACAGCACCTCTGCGTCCGCCGGAAGGTCGCGCACGCTCGCCGCCGCGACGCCCTCGCCGCCGCGGGAGGCGACCTGGCGCACCGCCGCCTCGCAGACCAGCGGGCTGGGACTGACGACCCCAATCCTTCGGCGCGCAAGGTTCCGGCCCGGCGCCCCGCCGGCCCGCGGGGCCGGCAGGTCGAGCCAGAAATCGGCGCCTCCGCCCGGGGCCGGACTGACCCCTGCAGCGCCCCGCAGGGCTATGGCCAGGCTCCGGACGATGGCCAGGCCAAGCCCGGCGCCGCCCAGGCTGACCCCGTCGACGCGGGGATCGGTCTGGACGAAGGGCTCGAAGATGCGCTCGCGCTCTCCATCCGTGACGCCCGGCCCCGTGTCGCGGACGCTCAGGCGGATCCGGCCGGGTCCGGCGGGCGAGGCCGAGACGAGAACGCCGCCCTCGCTCGTGAACTTGATGGCGTTGCCCACATAGTTGAGCAGGACCTGGCGCAACCGTCCCTCATCCCCGCGGATGCGGCCCAGGCCGGGCGCAATCCACCAGCCGATCTCCAGCCCCTTCTCGGCGGCCCGCGGGGCGGTGAGCTCGCAGACCCC
The sequence above is a segment of the Phenylobacterium parvum genome. Coding sequences within it:
- a CDS encoding response regulator is translated as MACDETGMTRPVALNAPTPAADAGAGAPDPPAAPEGVATPVTIEELAGLSHEFRTPLNGVLGLARLLEATPLTGEQRSYVDALRESGEHMLGLVNQLLDFARLGASAIEVHSEEVVLEDLLRGVCELTAPRAAEKGLEIGWWIAPGLGRIRGDEGRLRQVLLNYVGNAIKFTSEGGVLVSASPAGPGRIRLSVRDTGPGVTDGERERIFEPFVQTDPRVDGVSLGGAGLGLAIVRSLAIALRGAAGVSPAPGGGADFWLDLPAPRAGGAPGRNLARRRIGVVSPSPLVCEAAVRQVASRGGEGVAAASVRDLPADAEVLLVDHVLAPRAPPDDRPAIILLSPEDRGLIDDYRARGFAGYLIKPLRPGSLAERVLAAAGGRSRIERLDDRIAPAVAPGLRVLLVEDHAINALLATAMLNRESCVVDHAAGGPEALAAVAVGAYDLILMDMRMPGMTGPETAQEMRTQGIATPIVALTANAFEDDRQTCLAAGMDDFLVKPLSADALRRVLSRVARGWNEPTGRRRSA
- a CDS encoding AmpG family muropeptide MFS transporter; its protein translation is MHDTQSPEAGGKPLSTLQALAVYLERRSLVMLALGFASGLPNLLIFDTLSAWLRDAGLSLEVIGVFSLATLAYSVKFLWAPLVDRVAIPGLTRNLGHRRSWMLVCQAVIILALLAISGVDPAKSLGAMAGLAVLVGFVSATQDIVIDAWRIEAAGEERAGALAAAYQWGYRIAMILAGILPLVLSDAMGWGGSYALMAGLMLAGTAGVLAAPREAALAPRPADAHPAPRRPVPDLLEWVGRGGLVLAAAALLGSGLSGDPFLIRAPLAALGLAGPAQGLDDLWAAKPAGAIAQVASALGGLALLAAAVLPLPGRPTRPGRFLFRALGEPLADFVRRHQGTAALILALICVYRLPDFVLNIMNPFYLDLGFSKLEIAEVRKVLGVVMSVAGVGLGGWAVARLGLMRSLVIGAFAGPISNLAFAWLTLQGPQLWALAVAIGLDNLASGFAGTCLIAYMSSLTSRGFTASQYALFSSLYALLGKLVASQSGRIVEGAARMADSAGSVLFPAASGAFATAAAKSGVSAAGLGTGYVAFFVYSAALGAVGLVLTLVVAARERRARIRAAGEADQAPA
- the ppa gene encoding inorganic diphosphatase; its protein translation is MDISRIPVGVNPPYDVNALIEIPQGGAPVKYELDKASGAMFVDRFLHTAMFYPGNYGFIPHTLSGDGDPIDILVVGPTPVATGAIIRCRPIGCLIMVDEAGEDEKVLAVPVDKLHPYYAGIDSWRSLPSILTEQVAHFFSHYKDLEKGKMSEVGRWADPEETGDLIRQAIERGRQAGA